One window of Rhodothermales bacterium genomic DNA carries:
- a CDS encoding sigma-70 family RNA polymerase sigma factor — METPLHRQLDFPQIVRQYKRGVLALAYDLTGNAHDAEDLAQEVFIKAHRGLSTFRGDSGIYAWLRRIAVNTHLNRKRKKAVSHMRLFGDVSETDTWEGAERPPDSGAEATDTRSHIDRALEQLSPRERSAFVMRHYQELSTREVAEAMGVADGTVKSLLFRATTKLRSSLHYLRQES, encoded by the coding sequence ATGGAGACCCCGCTCCACCGCCAGCTGGACTTTCCGCAGATCGTCCGGCAATACAAACGGGGCGTTCTGGCGCTGGCCTACGACCTGACGGGCAACGCGCATGACGCCGAGGACCTAGCGCAGGAGGTGTTTATCAAGGCCCATCGTGGGCTCTCGACCTTTCGCGGAGACTCCGGCATCTATGCCTGGCTGCGGCGCATTGCGGTCAACACACACCTGAATCGCAAGCGGAAAAAAGCCGTCAGCCACATGAGGCTGTTCGGCGACGTCTCGGAAACCGACACCTGGGAAGGCGCCGAAAGGCCACCGGATTCCGGTGCCGAGGCCACAGACACCCGCTCGCACATAGATCGTGCGCTCGAGCAGCTCTCTCCCCGAGAACGCAGTGCGTTCGTCATGCGACACTACCAGGAGCTCTCCACCCGCGAGGTGGCCGAGGCGATGGGCGTGGCGGACGGCACCGTGAAGAGTCTGCTTTTCCGCGCCACCACAAAACTTCGTTCCTCCCTGCATTACCTGAGGCAGGAATCATGA
- a CDS encoding type IIA DNA topoisomerase subunit B has protein sequence MATAAKSYTGADIQVLEGLEPVRKRPGMYIGGTGKPGLHHLLWEVVDNAVDEATNGYASHIEVVLHADGRSVTVVDNGRGIPVDRHPTKKKPALEVILTTLHAGGKFDSSNYITSGGLHGVGASVVNALSEELVAQVKRGGKTYEQRYARGVPITKLKVVGTGIRGTGTSMFFRPDPEIFESVDFDPAWIAEQLEIKTYLNGELRIVFRDETSGERHEFHHEGGIAEYEQHLLKSLGARPVQDEAFVVRQDMGDGSRVEIVVRWTELPREQIKSFVNGIPTPDGGTHEAGLKDAVRSAIRAYMDTHDLLPKKLEISADDIREGIVAVISLFMVDPQFQGQTKEKLNNPEAKGLVSGALRLELEQYLNRNPTTGEAIAARVIQAARARHASRAAARTVRRATSVSHRLNLPGKLADCSSTDPAESEIFIVEGDSAGGSAKQGRDRKYQAILPLRGKVLNAEQAALNKVLDNKELSNVVQALGCGVGDHLDLEKLRYHKVILLMDADSDGHHISTLLLTFFYRYMKPLIDEGFVYIAQPPLFRIDAAKDTYWALDEADRDRIVASIKKKNRNTRVELQRFKGLGEMMPATLKETTLDPERRRLLRVAIPEGQRVQTERTISDLMGKDASARYSFIMDHAGEVEELDV, from the coding sequence ATGGCGACAGCTGCAAAGAGCTACACAGGAGCTGATATCCAGGTCCTTGAAGGCCTGGAACCCGTTCGGAAGCGTCCGGGCATGTACATTGGCGGCACCGGCAAACCCGGGCTGCACCACCTGTTGTGGGAAGTCGTGGACAACGCCGTCGACGAAGCCACCAACGGGTACGCGTCGCACATCGAGGTGGTGCTGCATGCGGACGGTCGTAGCGTCACCGTGGTCGACAACGGTCGTGGCATCCCCGTGGACAGGCATCCCACCAAGAAAAAGCCTGCGCTTGAGGTCATTCTGACCACTCTGCATGCCGGAGGCAAGTTCGATTCCTCGAACTACATCACTTCCGGCGGTCTGCACGGTGTGGGTGCATCCGTGGTGAACGCGCTTTCGGAGGAACTGGTAGCGCAGGTGAAACGGGGCGGCAAGACATACGAGCAGCGCTATGCTCGCGGCGTTCCGATCACCAAATTGAAGGTGGTCGGCACCGGAATCCGTGGCACCGGCACGTCGATGTTCTTCCGACCCGACCCGGAAATCTTCGAGTCGGTGGACTTCGATCCGGCGTGGATTGCGGAGCAGCTGGAGATAAAGACCTACCTGAATGGCGAGCTGCGCATTGTTTTTCGCGACGAGACCTCCGGCGAGCGCCACGAATTCCACCATGAGGGAGGTATCGCCGAGTATGAGCAGCACCTGCTCAAGTCGCTTGGCGCTCGCCCGGTTCAGGATGAAGCGTTCGTGGTCCGTCAGGACATGGGAGACGGCAGCCGCGTCGAAATCGTGGTCCGCTGGACCGAACTGCCGCGGGAGCAGATCAAGAGCTTTGTCAATGGCATTCCAACGCCGGACGGGGGCACGCACGAGGCCGGCCTGAAGGACGCGGTTCGAAGCGCGATCCGCGCGTACATGGATACGCACGACCTGCTGCCGAAGAAGCTCGAAATCTCGGCAGACGATATCCGGGAGGGCATAGTGGCCGTGATCAGCCTCTTCATGGTCGACCCCCAGTTCCAGGGGCAGACCAAGGAGAAGCTAAACAACCCGGAGGCGAAAGGGCTGGTCTCCGGCGCGCTACGGCTGGAGCTGGAGCAGTATCTGAACAGGAACCCCACGACGGGGGAGGCCATCGCCGCCCGCGTGATTCAGGCCGCCCGCGCACGCCACGCGTCTCGGGCTGCGGCGCGTACCGTGCGTCGGGCGACCAGCGTTTCGCATCGGCTGAATCTTCCGGGAAAGCTGGCCGACTGCTCCAGCACAGACCCGGCCGAGAGCGAGATCTTCATTGTCGAGGGGGACTCCGCCGGAGGCTCTGCCAAGCAAGGCCGGGACCGGAAATACCAGGCCATTCTCCCGTTGCGCGGCAAGGTGCTGAATGCGGAGCAGGCGGCGCTAAATAAGGTGTTGGACAACAAGGAGTTATCCAATGTGGTTCAGGCTTTGGGTTGTGGGGTGGGAGACCATCTGGACCTGGAAAAGCTGCGCTACCACAAGGTGATTCTCCTGATGGATGCCGACTCGGACGGGCACCACATCTCAACCCTGCTTCTGACCTTCTTCTATCGGTACATGAAGCCCCTGATCGACGAGGGCTTTGTATACATCGCCCAGCCCCCGCTCTTCCGCATCGACGCGGCGAAGGATACCTACTGGGCGTTGGACGAGGCGGATCGAGACCGGATCGTGGCCTCTATCAAGAAGAAGAACCGCAACACGCGGGTCGAACTTCAGCGCTTCAAGGGCCTGGGAGAGATGATGCCGGCCACGTTGAAGGAAACCACGCTGGATCCCGAACGGCGGCGCCTACTGCGTGTGGCCATTCCGGAGGGGCAGCGGGTACAGACCGAACGCACCATATCCGACCTGATGGGAAAGGACGCCTCTGCGCGCTACAGCTTCATCATGGACCACGCAGGGGAGGTGGAGGAGCTGGACGTCTAG
- a CDS encoding S8 family serine peptidase — protein sequence MNHSRYMSAIATLLVAGVAGCAGFERPEPRFELAGFTTHSDADLWNVVRSGGAAPVNGRVCILDSGVDLNHPDLNVSKELSRSFVSRGPEQGDPHDYNGHGTHVAGIVAAIDNGIGVTGIASGATVVAIKVVNKDGQGYTGDVLAGIRYAASRLKDGQQLCDVVNFSIGAAADKRVDKAVRRAAKRVPFVASAGNKGRHVRDFSPARLNAKNVYTVTAIARGDRWPMFSNFGSTAVDFAAPGVRVRSTWKDGGYKTISGTSAAAAHVTGMLLRGGMLADGIVMDPRGDAYMIPVAPPVELEPALASAEPTSGR from the coding sequence ATGAACCACTCCCGCTACATGAGCGCCATCGCGACCCTTCTGGTTGCCGGCGTCGCGGGGTGCGCAGGATTCGAGCGGCCTGAGCCACGGTTCGAACTGGCCGGGTTTACCACACACAGCGATGCCGACTTGTGGAATGTCGTGCGCTCTGGTGGGGCAGCCCCGGTTAATGGGCGAGTTTGCATCCTGGATTCCGGCGTCGATCTCAACCACCCCGACCTGAACGTTTCCAAAGAACTAAGTCGCAGCTTTGTGTCCAGAGGACCGGAGCAGGGCGATCCACATGACTACAACGGGCACGGCACGCATGTGGCCGGCATCGTCGCCGCCATCGACAATGGAATCGGCGTCACGGGGATCGCAAGCGGCGCCACCGTCGTGGCCATCAAGGTGGTCAACAAGGACGGCCAGGGCTATACGGGCGATGTGCTCGCAGGCATTCGATACGCCGCATCGCGCCTGAAGGACGGCCAGCAGCTGTGCGACGTGGTGAACTTCAGCATAGGAGCTGCAGCCGACAAACGGGTTGACAAGGCCGTTCGGCGGGCCGCCAAACGGGTGCCCTTCGTGGCTTCCGCAGGCAACAAGGGCCGCCACGTGCGCGATTTCTCTCCAGCCCGCCTCAACGCCAAGAACGTGTACACCGTCACGGCGATTGCGAGGGGGGACCGCTGGCCGATGTTCTCCAATTTCGGATCTACGGCCGTCGACTTCGCGGCTCCGGGCGTGCGGGTACGCTCGACGTGGAAGGACGGGGGCTACAAGACCATCAGCGGCACGTCAGCGGCGGCAGCTCACGTGACCGGCATGCTGCTGCGAGGCGGCATGCTTGCGGATGGCATCGTCATGGATCCGCGCGGAGACGCATACATGATTCCGGTTGCGCCTCCGGTTGAGCTGGAGCCGGCGCTGGCGAGTGCGGAGCCGACGTCGGGTCGGTAG